Within the Streptomyces sp. NBC_00353 genome, the region CATCGTGCGACGCCGCCGACGACGCAACCTCGTTCGTGTGACCGGAGCCGCCCTCGGCCTGGCCGGCATCACCCTGGGCTCCGCCCTCGCCACCGGTGCGGGCGGCGACAACGAGGCGCAGCCACCGGCCGGGCGGGTGAGTAAGCAGAGCAAGCCCTGGCAGACCACATTGCCCGGCAAGTCCTGGGACGCCTGCACCATCGGTGCCGATACCGGTGACGTGTACTGCCGGGGGATGGAGTACGACAGCATCGGCGTGGATGCCCGTACCGGAAAGGTCGAATGGCAACGGAAGGCCAAGGACGCCAACGGCAGCAGCACCCCATCAGGATCGATGCCCGGCGTCCGTGACGGGGTGTTGTACACCTACGCCGATCACGCCCCGGGGGCGCCCCGGGCCGGCACCGACCTCGTCGCCCTCGACATCGACAGTCGGCGGGTGCTGTGGAAGCTCGAGCTGGCCGACGACAGCCGAGGCCGGACCTCCGCCGTGCTGTTCGACGGCGGGATCCTCGCCAACACTCCGTCGTTCAAGAGCGTGTTCGCGCTGGACGGAGCGACGGGCCAGGCGCTGTGGACGTACAGATGGAAGAAGGCCGATTGCGACCGGGCCGTGATCGGCGGTGTTCCGTACCTGACATGCTCGCCGGACAGCGAGAAGGCGCCGCAGCAGAGCACCGTAGTCCGCCTTGACCCGGCGACGGGCACGCCGCGGACGGTCGCGACCGTCAAGGGCCCGACCACGTACATCGGTACGGACGGGGACGCCGTGCTGCTGGGCGGTATGGCCGGCGGACAGAAGTTCTTCGGCGACCCCGGTCCCGCCACCCTGACCCGCGTCGACACCCGCTCCGGCTCGGTGACGCAGCACCGTGTCGACGGCCTGCCGACGGGTGTGGTCGCGGACGGCCTCATCCTGGCCGCCGGCAGCAACGGCAGCGCCGTCGCGTACTCCGCCGACAACGGCAAGCGGCTGTGGTCGCGCGACCTCGGGCTGACGTTGCGCAAGGATCCGCGCGACCGCGGGATGCGGGAGTTGCCCTCCGCCGCCGCGGTGGACCTCACCAGCCGGGTGGCGTACTACCTCGACCCGTCCGGGCACCTGGTGGGCCTCGATCTGGACAGTGGTGCGGTGCGCTGGCGCGGCCGGGTGCCGCTGCCGAAGAGCCCGGTGCAGGGCGGGATCGCTCCCGAGCTCATGAGTTACGGCCACGACCTCATCGGCCAGGTCGGCGGCGAGCTCTTCAGGATCAAGCCCCAGCTGCCTCAAGGAGGTTGACGGTCGGGATGCAGCGAGGCCGCGCAGGCTCCGGCCCGGGGAACCCGGTTCCGCGCTCTGCAACGAGCTGGTCATGGCTGAGGTCTGCGAGGCCCCGGGGTCGGCCTCTGAGCCGCGCACGGTCACGCCGGGACGCCGACCGGTCATGGAGATCGCCGGGGTTCACAACTGCTGGGCACACAAGCTGCTTTGGCGAGCATGGGCACGATTGAGTGAACGGTGTGACGATCGGTGGGTGTGTCTGGCGGGGTGTGCGTAATGTTCTCGGTGCGATCTGGGACGCCGGGTGTGGCGTCAGCAGTCGGGGCCCCCGTGTCACCAGCGAGATGGTTCGGGGCCTCCCCGTCGCCTCTGGCCACACCCATATGGCCAGGTCGTAGGGATCCCGCCCGCCCGGGACGGACCGCATACGGGATATGCGTCGCCGGCCGGGATGCGAAAGCGGAGGACCAGTGCGCCCAAGACCGTTCGGGGCGTGCCGGTGAGTCAGGACTCACTCCTGCTCACTGCCCAGGAACGGTACCGCACGAGCTGATCGGCTGGACGCCCGGCGCGGCGAGCGGATCGCCGCCTGTCTGACGGAGCTGGAGAACGAGTACGTCACGGTCATGGGTGATTGAAGCGCGGCCGAAGGTCCTGAGTGGCTTCGGACCGTGGTGGCGAAGAAGGCGGATTCAGCGGTGTTGTCCTAGTCGTGATCGGTGGTGAGGGCGACGTGCCGCCAGGCGTCCATCTCTTTGCGGAAGGTGTCCAGTTTGGCGTCGAAGGCTTGCAGGGTGTCGGCTCCGAGCGGGAGGCGCAGGGGCGGCTCGGGGGCGGCGGCCATCTCGACTATG harbors:
- a CDS encoding outer membrane protein assembly factor BamB family protein, giving the protein MNADQNADQLDRAIRDVLHAWTPNDPGAPADIADRIVRRRRRRNLVRVTGAALGLAGITLGSALATGAGGDNEAQPPAGRVSKQSKPWQTTLPGKSWDACTIGADTGDVYCRGMEYDSIGVDARTGKVEWQRKAKDANGSSTPSGSMPGVRDGVLYTYADHAPGAPRAGTDLVALDIDSRRVLWKLELADDSRGRTSAVLFDGGILANTPSFKSVFALDGATGQALWTYRWKKADCDRAVIGGVPYLTCSPDSEKAPQQSTVVRLDPATGTPRTVATVKGPTTYIGTDGDAVLLGGMAGGQKFFGDPGPATLTRVDTRSGSVTQHRVDGLPTGVVADGLILAAGSNGSAVAYSADNGKRLWSRDLGLTLRKDPRDRGMRELPSAAAVDLTSRVAYYLDPSGHLVGLDLDSGAVRWRGRVPLPKSPVQGGIAPELMSYGHDLIGQVGGELFRIKPQLPQGG